From the genome of Solanum pennellii chromosome 6, SPENNV200:
tttatggaaaatatttgtcaaaaataacaaattgaATGGACAAATATTATTTGCTAAATTCTCCCCAAATATAACTTGAGAAATCTATGAATAAACGGATCCTAAGAATCGAAAGGTACTCACACATTATTGTGTACATTATCAATATTTGGTAACATGAAAAAATGATGTGATTTGATTAATTTGCATTATAATGTAAAATTATTGATTCAAACTTAAAtatgttataaatccattaaataagtggatagtccataaagttagtacatgaacaaccattcatattcactaggttacatgaacctttttggataagtatgtatctatttattatgatacttaatatggtgacctttggaatgatttctcactctataaatagggttgttcattcactattgtaatatatacatatgaaacttatatatacttgaataaaagaaagtcttctcctacatctatttctcttgtcttcttcttataatcttgattttacaacacgttatcagcacgagtctctaccAGTTCAAGTAAAGACTTTCAAAGCCTCGGAGGTAagaatttcctttatttttaaataatgtctaatctttctaaacttgaatttcttgctcTAGACATATCGGGAAAAAGCTATCTATCATGGGCACTCGATGCAGAAATTCATCTTAATGCGATGGGTCTAGCAGACACcatccaagaaaataatcaagcatCGAATCAAAACCGTGCTAAGGCGATGATATTTCTCCGTCATCACCTTGATGAGGGtttgaaaatggaatatctcaCTGTTAAGGATCCTCTGGTGTTGtggaacaatttaaaagatagataTGACCACCTGAAGTTGGTTGTCCTTCCACAGGCACGTTATGATTGGATCCACttgagacttcaagattttaaatctatcaGTGAGTATAACTCttctatgtttaaaattatctcacaattaaaattatgtggagaaaataTCACTGACCATGATATGCTGGAAAAAACGTTTTCCACTTTCCCTGCCTCGAGTATGCTTCTGCAGCAGCAATACCGAGAAATGGGATTTAAAAAGTATTCCGAATTAATCTCACATCTCCTTGTTGCTGAACAACATAATGATTTACTGATGAAAAACCATGAAAGTCGACCTACTGGTTCTATGCCATTTCCTGAAGTAAATACGGCAAATTTTCACCAATCTAAGCGTGAAAAAGGTCGTGGCCCCAGTCGTGGCCGTGGTCGTGGTCGAGGAAGAAATCTCAATCATGGTGATCGTCTTGCACTAAATAATAACATTCAACACCAGCAGtgtaaaaagaagaatgaaaaacatgacgtagtgcagaagaaaaattcagaCAACAAATGTTATCGATGTGGAGGAAAAGGACATTGGTCACGTACCTGTCGTACGCCAAGGCACCTGGTTGAGTTATATCAAGCTTCCCTGAAGGAGGTGAAAAATAACGCAGAAGCCAACTTTATCACGGAAGATACTGTTGAACCCATGCATCTAGATGTAGCGGATTTCTTTGAGAACCCCGAAGGAAAGATAGATCACCTGATAGGTGATGGGTCtgtgataatataaatatatttcattttcgtcGTTTATATGAActagtatgaatatgttttcctagatttgtaaataactaaaaggttgtgtattgtttttgtttagtaataatattataatgtttatttcttttatatcttttatcttgaagaatatatggatacctcaatgatcaatcatgaagatatttgtataattgatagtggaacaacgcacgccatattcaaagatgagaaatacttctcctacttgcttagaagaaaagcaaatgttactacaatttctggtaattcaaacttaatagaaGGCTCCGGAAGAGCTACTATATTTCTGCCTAAGGGGACAAAACTTGTCATAGAAGATGCTTTGTTCTCTTCTAAATCCCCAAGAAAcctgttaagttttaaagatattcgccgaaatggatatcatgttgagacaataaatgaaatgaatgttgaatacctTGGTATTACCAAGATTGTCTCAAACCAGAAATATGTAttggagaaattatcaactttatcttctggcctgtattatgcaaaaataagtaCGATTGAAGCACACTCTATCGTAAACCAGAAGTTTACTGACTTAAAGACTTTTGTGCTTTGGCATGACCGAATAGGTCATCCtggatcaataatgatgagacgaatcattgaaaactcaaatggtcatccattaaagaacctgaagattcttacaaatgatgagttttcatgtgctGCTTGCTGCCAAGGCAAATTGATTACTAGGCCATCACCAATGAAGGTTAACATTGAATCCCCTCAATTTTTGGAACGaatacatggggatatttgtggacctattcacccatctagtgggtcgtttagatattttatggtcctaatagacgcatcttcaagatggtctcatgtgtgcctcttatcatctcgcaacctggcgtttgcaaaattattggcacaaatgaTACGATTAAGAGCGCAATTTCCAGATTATCCCATTAAGACaattcgtcttgataatgctggcgaattcacatcccaagcttttgatgcttattgCGTATCGGTAGGGATAAAAGTTGAACATCCTgtagctcatgttcatactcaaaatggccTTGCTGAGTCATTTATTAAGCGCTTACAATTGATAGCAAGACCTCTACTTATGAAAAGTGAGTTGCCTACTACTGTTTGGGGTCATGCTATCTTACATGCAGCATCACTTGTTCGTCTCAGACcgactcattataataaatactccCCATTACAATTGGTATTTGGTCATGAACCAAATATTGCTCATCTTCGAATTTTTGGATGTGCTGTATATGTGCCTGTAGCACCACCTCAGCGCACCAAGATGGgccctcaaagaaggttaggcatatatgttgggtttgattcaccctcaataattcgctaccttgagccattgacgggagatttattcactgcaagatttgcagattgtcgatttgatgaaacaaattttccgcaattagggggagagaaaaataaacttaaaagtgaaattgcatggaaagtttcgtcattatctcattttgatcCACGCTCCCCTGTGTGTGAACAAGAGGTCCAGAAGATCATCCATTtgcaaaacatagcaaatcaaatgccagacgcatttactgattcaaaaaggataacaaagtcaCATATTCCTGCAGTAAATGTGCCTATCCGAATCGACGTCCCAAAAGGACCATCTACAAGTGTCATAGCTTCTGAATCACAAATACGCctgaagcgtggtagaccattgggttcaaaagataagaatcctagaaaaagaagtacaaaaaatgacactacaaaagaatttcacgaagaaattcaagatctgattAATCCTGATATTCCTGAAGAAATCAGTGAACCCGAGACTCAAGTAAATGAAGAACTCTCAATAAGTTCTTCTACAGGTGATGGGATAAGTTTAGAtcgatcaaaaatcatagtggataatgttttcgcatatgatgttgcacttaacattatgcaaggaaatgaggatcttgaacctctatccgtcgaagaatgtcgacaaagacatgattggccaaaatggaaagAAGCAATTGAATCAGaattgaattcacttgctaagcGTGAGGTTTTTGGACCAGTAGTCCAAACGCCTAGTGATGTTAAATCAATTGGCTATAAATGGGTCtttgtacgaaaaagaaatgagagaaatgagattgtaagatacaaggcacgccttgttgcacaaggattctctcaacgacctggtgtcgactatgaagaaacatattcacctgttatggatgcaataacttttCGATATCTCATCGGTTTAGCTgtacatgaaaatcttgaaattcgtctaatggatgtggttacagcttacctttacggttcacttgataatgaaatttatatgaaagttccagaaggacttaaaatgcctgaagcatgtagttcaaaatctcgggaaatatattcaatcagattacaaaagtcattatatggcttaaaacaatcagggcgcatgtggtataatcgcctcagtgagtacttgataaaacaaggttatataaacgatgtcatttgtccttgtatatttattaagaaaacaacattgggatttgttattcttgctgtttatgttgatgacattaatctcattggaactccagaagaggttcaaaaggcaattgaatatctaaaggaagaatttgagatgaaagaccttggaaagacaaaaatttgtcttggactacaaatagaatatttagtagacggggtcttcatccatcaatctgcctatactgagaaaatcttgaaacgattttacatggacaaagcacatccattaagtactccaatggttgtccgatcacttgaagtgagtaaggatccattccgacctcaagaagagaatgaggaacctcttggtccagaagtaccttatcttagtgcaattggggcacttatgtatcttgctaatgctacgagacctgacatagcattttctgttaatttgttagcaagatatagttcttcccctacacgaagacattggaaaggagttaaacatatattgcgatatctaaggggaactagtgatatgggtctgttttatactaacaaagatagtgcagatcttgttggtcatgcagatgcaggttatttatctgacccacataaagctcgatcacaaacaggCTATCTGTTCACATATGGAGGTACTGCTATATCATGGCGATCTATGAAGCAGTCTATTGtcgctacttcttcaaatcatgctgagataatagccattcatgaagcaagtagagaatgtgtatggttaagatcagtaatacattctatcaaagaaagatgtggtttgaagtgtgacgtcaagatacccacaatactctttgaagacaatgctgcatgcatagctcaattaaaaggaggctttataaaaggagatagaacgaaacacatttcaccaaaattattcttcacacatgatctccagaagaatggtgatattgatgtGCGACAAATTCGTTCGAGTGATAATCCAGCAGATTTATTTACTAAATCTTTACCGgcctcaactcttgagaagatggttcacaaaattggaatgcggaaacttaaccatctgaatcgtggtttttatcagggggagtaaaatacgcactgtactcttttttccttaatctaggttttgtcccattgggttttcctagaaaggtttttaatgaggcagcaaATAATgcatatcaaaagatatgtgtactctttttccttcactagaattttttcccacagggtttttttctagtaaggttttaacgaggcacaatatctatggacatccaagggggagtgttataaatccattaaataagtggatagtccataaagttagtacatgaacaaccattcatattcactaggttacatgaacctttttggataagtatgtatctatttattatgatacttaatatggtgacttttggaatgatttctcactctataaatagggttgttcattcactattgtaatatatacatatgaaacttatatatacttgaataagaatcTTCTCTCCTACATctatttctcttgtcttcttcttataatcttgattttacaacaaaataataattatatttcctAGTTGCAACTAAAAATAGTACATAGAACATAGTATTAATTGCAATATATAAGTAGTATTTAACTCATTAattaacaatattaaaataatattagtctGGTTCATCTACAATCTCTAGGAAGGTGATATTCCAATTATATTAGATGGGATCATAATCCCTTTAAATTATAGATCTGACATCTACAAACCTTGACCAATTGGATCGATTAGTGTCACTAACTCACAATTTCTAATATTTCCCCCTAAATTCGTCGCTTATTTACATATTAGACATAGGGAATTTATATCGATACCGATTCAATATATGTTACTTTCTCTATTTGAATTTATTGCGATATAGTTGAAATGCAGATAAATCattctaattttataataattttttaatttttcaagttGTTAAACATTGTGATCTATAGTGTTTTTCTAAATAcaattttcaataatataattactTCGCATGTATCAATTTACGTTGGATCTAATAGAATTTCAAGAAtcgattaaatttttatttctttcaaatatttcaaattgttacttattgtgatttatagtatttttatgtcattttcaaatttaatgtGTTACTTTCCATGTCCCAGTTCAAATGACATCGATAGAATTTCgagaatcaattatataaatttatgtcttttagaatttaaaaatttttaagttgtcaattactttaatttataaaaaaaaaaaaaaactaataaaatatttaaatcctTGAAATACTAAAAAGctcaaaaaaatcatattaaaataaactagtacaataattataaaaatatccttaaaaagAAGCAGACGTGTTCAATGAAAGGTGGCTGCTCTATacgataaaaatatattttcaaacttaataaaagaaaatttactttcaaacttcattaaaatacattttcaaaCTCCATCTACCTAAATTTTATTACGACTAAATTATCAATTTCAGATccaatccaaaaaaaataaaaattatattaggcTACGATTTTAGTAATATAAAACTTGGTCCATTTAGTACGAATCCTCATAGTACAAATAGCACTTAAATATGTCCACCTAATCACGTATCACATCGACGCCCGAATGTAATGTGGGTaacaaataatatcatatcaacACTCAAATAatgcaaaataatataatgatataaattaaGCTAACTACCGATCCCAACTTATGTTGTGATAATTGTtgtaatcaaatatttttcaaatttatttttctgtttttttttttaatctctgACAAATTGTATTCAACAATGTAGTACTCCATTTATTTGGTGCTTTAATACATTTTGGACACTCCTCAACTTTgaccatatattttttatcaaatttaaaagtttattgGACTATAAAGTTTAGATCAAATTTTGACAACTCATCttaaaaggagaaaagaatTTGATCACAAAATTTGgtcaaaatgttattttaattttttgaatttttttattttttaattaataaatgaaaaaaatattaatttattttaaaattaaaaaaatatcataaattttttaaaattctaacCAATTTTTTTGGCCATTTAGCGTTAACCcatatttaaaaacttttaaattttcactcacaaaatttacaaaatcttaaattttatgtttcaaCTTTAATATGGTCTATATGATCAAACCAAACCTTAATGTTTTTCATTCTTGTAGTTAACTAAATAATACTTCCTCCGTCTTTTTTTATGTgtccttttaaattaataaatctattaaaaaaataattaataacgtATTGAGTTAACCATTAATTATGAAgtaaatgaaaagttttatatttttaaaagtaattagtcatttaattgagggtataacaggtaaaaaattttattctttcttgatttgttaaaatgaaaagtaattaagatcaattataaaaaaaaatggacaagtaaaaatgaacaaaaaagagtAACTATAGCTCTTTCAGAATATTTGTGATACTCTACCAAACACATTTGTTCTTTTTTcgaaatatgttaataaattgtCTATCTAAACTTTCTATCTTATTACCGAAATGTGATTATTCATCTGCCCTAATTTTGAGAACAAATAAAATAGAGTATTTTGTTATGTTATGTTTCTGAACATAAAAGTGAAACGGCCGAGAGACTGGCAGTAGTAATTGGGCCAACGAAATTTTGTACGAAAGATTCGACTTCAGGCCCTTAAAGGATCAaccaatttcatcatcaaaaaacTGTCAGCGtcttcaataaaataatatattttatcagTATACAGCCATAACTAGCTCAGTCATACCCGTGACCCCCCATTTTTGCCCCcttacattaaaatcatcacCCCATTTTCATTATTCTACTCTTTATAGCACTTTCTTGTGTTGAATGAACAAAAAGAGAAGTTGATATACATGTTTTGAGGTTGTGTATACAGTGAAAAATGACTATGAGTTCGAGTTCATTCATGAGGCAACTGAGTGGGAAAGAAGGGTGGAAATCGACGTCGAGGAGATGGGGTGGGGGGGGTGGAGGAAATTGGAAGCAAATGGAAGCTGGGTTTAACAATATGTGTGGTGGAGGAAATGGGTATAATGGTGGGTTAGTTATGAGGAAGAGAGTAATGGTGGTGGTGGATCAAAGTTCACATACAAAGCATGCTATGATGTGGGCTCTTACACATGTTACTAATAAAGGAGATATACTCACTCTTCTTCACATTGTTCCTCATTCTTCGTCTTCATCGTCTTCTCATAGTGCTAATAATAAGGGGTTTTCTTCTgattcatcttcttcatctgcTGCTCATCTTGCTAGTTCTCTTGGATCTCTTTGCAAGGCTTGTAAACCTGAAGTAAGTTCCGCCGGTACCTTTTCGGGTTTCGCGCTCAAATTgcattcttcttctttgtctATATCTTGTTgcgatattttttttcatatataaaacaaaaatatttttatttgcacGCTGAAACATCCTGAGGGCAGCCATTTCTGTGAAAGGATGAAGGTTTTTCcattgtttatttttcaatttctctttcCGGTGGTTGCCCGGAGTTCAGGCTTCATCCGAGCAACGGAAGATtacactattttcttttttaatgttACAATACagatattttgaatatttttcgaaaaaattTCTAGTTCCGTCACTGATTTCTCTTTCGTGCTCACTGTTCAATGTATTTTCTGTTCCTTTCAGATGCACGCAATATTAAAGAGCGGAAATCATTACTAGTGACAGtctcttcttttccttttcagAGTTTtcagatcttttttttttttggttctcAACCAAACAAAATTGCAGTAGTGACAATAATTTCGTTTACCGGCTTTTTACATTtccctatttatttatttttttccgtCAAACcaaacaaattcattttttagcATTTATGACACTATTGACTTTTTGTTCTAAGGTTGAAGTGGAAGCACTAGTAATACAAGGACCAAAAATGGCAACAGTAATGAGTCAAGTGAAGAAGCTGGAGGTGTCTGTGTTAGTCTTGGGTCAGAAAAAACCCTCTTCTCTCTTTAGCTGGTAActatatttttagtatttcttaaatttcgtatTCAGTCAAATTATGAGgattttttttgcatttgattaattttgaaatgctggtactactactactactacagTCTGTGTGGGAGGAGCAGTGAAGAGGAATTTGTGGAACAATGCATCAACACATTGGATTGTTTGACAATAGGAGTAAGGAAGCAAAGCCAAGGCATGGGAGGATACCTTATCAGCACTAGATGGCAGAAGAATTTTTGGCTCTTGGCCTAAGTTTTTAATTTAGTAGGAATTAATATTCACTCACTATAATATGGATAATAATTTGTGTAGAGAGCTTTCAGTATTAGTATTTCCTACGTACCATTCcctgaaaaacaaaaaaaattactcttCTGGTgtgtaattttatatatatgaatatatctaaATGCTAACTGAGAAGTTGTTATTTGTGATAAATACAGTTCTTGTTTCCCCTATTTCTATCAGCTAATTAACCAAATTGTTGTGTACCTTTCTTTGTTTATGCTCAAATGCTTGTATCATGCGTTAAGCTAAATGGTGCCTTTTTGGTAAAACAAATCTCTTGGCTGAATACTTAACACGGAGTATATGAGACAGTTATagatggattttttttttggatgaaggGAAAAGTGCattttagggtgtgtttggggTGAAGAAACCAACAGCTCCCAACTTCGACATGGGACCTAACTCCTGACCCCAGACTTTTGATCTCGACTTGAGACTCAACTACTTGACTCTACCCAACTATTTTGTGTTAGATTTTCACACCCAAGAGTCATTCTTCCTTCTTGTGGTGAATGAACATAGTGCTGTTTGAAGTTAAAATACCTTCAGGGACATGGTTTGTGTAGTATCTAAATGGTACATTCGACAAAAGTGAATGAAACATTTCTGTGTAATTCTCTTCTATAGGGCAAAATAAAAACCAAATCTAAGCCAATCCGGAGCAGGGGAAGGAaggtaaaataaataagttaaataaaagATCCTGAATTCGATTTACCTAAACAGTAATTAGACAACAATGAACGGTTCGTTTCTTCTATACCAAACTTTTAGCCAGTTCATGTTTCGAGTACACCCGACCATTAGACTTTATCCTCTAATTTCTCGTTTACTAGAGGGACAAACTCCATACTTATTCTGGGGGTCCGTGGTGTTCGGGGAGTGCCTGGTGTTTGTTGTGAGAGCATGTGCCTCACGTACCCATAGAATGTACATCCCACAAGTGTTATAGCACATCCAACAGCATTCATCATTGAGATTGGGTTTCGAAAGATAAGCCATGAACAAGTTACAGCAACTGCAACCTGCAAAAGTaatgaatcaaaataaatcaaatgcACAACTtcataaataagaaattaacaCATCTAGATGTTGTGactaattataataaaacaGAAGTGGAAAGTTTTAGCTGTGCACTCGTAAAAGAGATTTGTTTGTATCGTCTTATTTCACATGCTATCAAGCTAAGCATTAGCTTAGTTTGAGTAATTTCAACTTTCTTATGTTTTAGTAATGAATCAAATCTTTAGTTTGTCTACATCTGATTAAGCATTAAGATCAGTTAAAAGCAAAATCCTATCAGATATGCTCACATTGATTGCTGAGATAATTTGGCACATGTATACAATGCATATTTATTCACGATGAGATCTACAAATTTGTATTGCTTAAGAATGTTAAGGCATCAAACCACCGAAATGCAATTGAACATGCCTAATCAATTGAGCTAACATATAGTGAATTATTAGAAGTGTAAATTCACCGGCCACAAAAATTGTTGGCTCTGTATGCATGAATACCAGAAAATATATACAACAATTATTTTCATAACCATAGGCATTAGTAGACAAAAACTAAAAGCATCGCCATACCTTGAGGTTTCCAGCAACATTAAAGGTGACTGCAGTGGTAGAGTGAATGACATAGAAGATAGAGAAATTGAGGCAGAAAGCCAGCACACCAGagccaaaaataataaagaaggATGAAAGAAGTGGAGGATCCGTCTGTAGCCATGCCACTACCCCAGAGCCTTCCAATAGTAAGGCTGGTAGCGCCAAGATCATTGTCGCAAAAGGTGCCATATAATATACCGTGTTTATGCtacaaaacataaaagtaattCAACATTACACGTAAAAATAATATTGCCATAACTAAGAGTAGTGTccaaaataatacaataattttGTTGATTATCAACACATACACAACTTTATCTCGGGAGCACATGTAATCTTTTTCATAGGATGTCTGGAAAGACGAGGATTTAGGTTTAGGAGCAAACACCTATATTCCATTTGAATAGGAATATGaaacttgaaaataaactctCACGATGGAAATGGATAACATAAATTTGACTCCAACGGGTCTGGTGAATTTACAAAACTGCCAATGATTCTAGTTCTAAAGAAAAATGGAAcacataaattaagaaaaactgCAAAGTCCCTGGTCTTTCACTCACAACTTTAAATTATAATCTTAAGTATTGTTATCATCAGTACAAATATTATCCTTAAAAGGGCTATAAAATAGACTAAGATGAGCAAATTGGATGAATTTGAggggaaaaaagaaaagaaaagtcaaGAGTTTgagttctttttatttaattttctttttcctagTAGAGGCAACATAATTTCTCTGATCAtgcatttcaaatttttatctcGAGTTGTTTCACTCTAAATTATGGCCTAAACAGGTCACAGATATCTTTGGTTCGAAACCAGATAGGAGGGATTAAAATAGTTATCTCCTCCTTTTTAACTTCTTCACTATTTTGTGATGATATGCCAAGGTAAAACCATCAACAAGGTGATGAACCCTGCAGAGGGATGATCATATTTAACTGTTCTTTCGTGCTGACAATTAAGCTAGCAGGAACCACAGGAATCCCCACCAAGGCTGGTGGAAAAGGAAGTTAAAACTTGTTGCAAACCTCCCCTCACCCCAACCTTCTTAGCAAAAcagggggaggggggggggagtaTGTATATGAGAGAGAAAGAAATGTGGGGGGGAGGGGGTTTACTACCTGTCAAATTTGTAACCATGCAGTAGAGACTCTGCAAGGATAGTCTTCGTGGATGTAGCCAGACAACCAAATAAGGCAGCACAAAATCCAAACGTGTTGAAACTTAGCTCTGTGATGGAGGTGAGGAGAATTCCTCCAACAATAGGTATCAAAGATGCCCAAATCCGCAAGTCAAAGTGCTTGCTCCAAACTAGCCACTGCAAAATAACTGTTACAAAGAACTGGCAGTCAGATGTCCTCCATTGTTAAAGGAGAAAGGATTGGAAAAGCAGCAGAATGAGATTAAAGAGCTTGGTACTTGACTTGACAAAGAAATTCGCTAATCCATATCCCGAAACATATAAGCACACAGATGAAGATAAGGTCATGAAGAATCAAACTTGTCTCATAAATTTTCTATTACTCCCTCtgtttgattttgtttgttttactttcctttttaatccatttaaaaaagaatgactcttTTCCTTTTTCGACAACTCTTCAATTCTAACTTTTTgcatggcatgtttaagaccgcgagattaaaggacattttggtacattccACATATCTTTTTGGTACATTCCACATATCTTTagcttatttttttaagaactGGTAACATTTGTATTTAAGATCGTACTTAGGTGATACTGAAAAAACACATTTACAAATAAGTATAAAGGAGGTAAAATCTACCCCAAAGCTGAACCAAATCTAAATGGACCGTAAAACATCAATCATTGACTCAGTTTCATTGGAGTAGACATCTGTTACCAAAAACAGAACAACACAACACACTTAAGCTTGACTTCCTGCAGGTTGTCGTTCCTATATATCTTTAGTATATATAGCATTCTATATACCTTTGttcctatatattttttagtgcTCTACATATCTTTAGTTAAAGACCAcaaattcaaaagtcttctttactttctta
Proteins encoded in this window:
- the LOC107023599 gene encoding uncharacterized protein LOC107023599, whose product is MTMSSSSFMRQLSGKEGWKSTSRRWGGGGGGNWKQMEAGFNNMCGGGNGYNGGLVMRKRVMVVVDQSSHTKHAMMWALTHVTNKGDILTLLHIVPHSSSSSSSHSANNKGFSSDSSSSSAAHLASSLGSLCKACKPEVEVEALVIQGPKMATVMSQVKKLEVSVLVLGQKKPSSLFSCLCGRSSEEEFVEQCINTLDCLTIGVRKQSQGMGGYLISTRWQKNFWLLA
- the LOC107023600 gene encoding UDP-galactose transporter 1; this encodes MEESRLCQWTVIRSVLAILQWWGFNVTVIIMNKWIFQKMDFKFPLTVSCIHFICSAIGAYTVIKVLKLKPLIVVDPEDRWRRIFPMSFVFCINIVLGNVSLRYIPVSFMQTIKSFTPATTVILQWLVWSKHFDLRIWASLIPIVGGILLTSITELSFNTFGFCAALFGCLATSTKTILAESLLHGYKFDSINTVYYMAPFATMILALPALLLEGSGVVAWLQTDPPLLSSFFIIFGSGVLAFCLNFSIFYVIHSTTAVTFNVAGNLKVAVAVTCSWLIFRNPISMMNAVGCAITLVGCTFYGYVRHMLSQQTPGTPRTPRTPRISMEFVPLVNEKLEDKV
- the LOC107022390 gene encoding uncharacterized protein LOC107022390, which codes for MGLADTIQENNQASNQNRAKAMIFLRHHLDEGLKMEYLTVKDPLVLWNNLKDRYDHLKLVVLPQARYDWIHLRLQDFKSISEYNSSMFKIISQLKLCGENITDHDMLEKTFSTFPASSMLLQQQYREMGFKKYSELISHLLVAEQHNDLLMKNHESRPTGSMPFPEVNTANFHQSKREKGRGPSRGRGRGRGRNLNHGDRLALNNNIQHQQCKKKNEKHDVVQKKNSDNKCYRCGGKGHWSRTCRTPRHLVELYQASLKEVKNNAEANFITEDTVEPMHLDVADFFENPEGKIDHLIGDGSVII